The Zygosaccharomyces rouxii strain CBS732 chromosome G complete sequence genome contains a region encoding:
- the TNA1 gene encoding Tna1p (weakly similar to uniprot|P53322 Saccharomyces cerevisiae YGR260W) → MTEVDLTLRKNNESQKANGEESIVSLTENSEFIEEDLYIDKYEERKLLKKLDIRLLPMLAFMYFLSSLDRSNIANAYTSGMKEDLGLTSKQYSNCVSVFYSTYLAAELPAVLVLKRTNVKYYMSFLVFSWSIITLCSGFVKSHKSLLALRVLLGTFEGGFFPAMTLIISIVYKPQEQAKRIAFFFGSSALSGAFGGLIATGLASVKDAGGLEGWRWLYIIEGLISIGASIWLFLGLPAKFEYLPFLNERESKLMEIRSKQREQYMGTQEKFDWSFVKDALMDFKTYFSFIIQFCQDTVMYGFSTFLTSILKMGLGYSSRKSQYMSAPVYILAGIVFLISAFLSDRFKLRGPIFFGYNIMGIVGYILLLSVHNDAVKYFACYLITFSLYTGTGLNISWLTNNMAPHYKRATALGLNQTLGNLSGAIAGQIYTKPPYTFGNSFSLGCIVLSNILTFSQVIILKRINIKKKKILAGESPDTAKSRRGDWALDYEYCL, encoded by the coding sequence ATGACAGAGGTGGATCTTACACTTAGAAAAAACAATGAATCACAAAAAGcaaatggtgaagaaagtATAGTTTCTCTAACTGAGAATTCAGAATTCATCGAGGAAGATCTCTATATTGACAAGTACGAGGAGAGGAAATTGCTTAAAAAGTTGGACATAAGGCTACTGCCCATGCTAGCGTTCATGTACTTCTTATCTTCATTAGATCGCTCGAATATTGCTAATGCTTATACTTCTGGTATGAAGGAAGATTTAGGTCTGACCAGTAAACAGTACTCCAATTGTGTGTCTGTTTTCTATTCGACATATCTAGCGGCTGAATTACCTGCAGTTTTGGTATTAAAGAGAACAAATGTCAAATACTATATGTCTTTCCTTGTATTTTCATGGTCAATTATAACGTTATGCTCAGGATTTGTCAAAAGCCATAAATCTCTATTAGCTTTAAGAGTCTTACTGGGAACTTTTGaaggtggatttttccCAGCAATGACATTAATCATTAGTATTGTTTACAAACCTCAAGAGCAGGCAAAGAGAATagcatttttctttggatcATCTGCACTTTCAGGAGCGTTTGGGGGCTTAATTGCCACAGGGTTGGCATCTGTGAAAGACGCAGGAGGTTTAGAAGGTTGGAGATGGCTTTATATTATCGAAGGATTGATATCCATTGGTGCATCTATTTGGTTGTTTTTAGGGTTACCTGCTAAATTCGAGTATTTGCCCTTCTTAAATGAACGTGAGAGTAAACTAATGGAGATTCGTTCTAAACAGAGGGAGCAGTATATGGGGACAcaggaaaaatttgattggTCATTTGTGAAGGATGCTTTGATGGATTTTAAGACTTATTTTTCGTTTATCATTCAATTTTGTCAAGATACAGTAATGTATGGATTCAGTACCTTCCTAACATCAATTCTGAAGATGGGACTTGGTTattcttcaagaaaatCTCAGTACATGAGTGCTCCTGTTTACATTTTGGCTGGTATAGTATTTCTCATTTCAGCATTTCTGAGTGATAGGTTCAAACTGAGAGGCCCCATTTTCTTCGGCTATAACATCATGGGGATTGTTGGGTACATTCTTTTACTAAGTGTGCATAACGATGCAGTCAAGTATTTTGCCTGTTATTTGATcactttttcactttatACTGGTACTGGTCTTAATATTTCCTGGTTAACCAACAATATGGCACCTCATTACAAGCGCGCTACGGCTTTAGGTTTGAACCAAACCCTCGGAAATTTATCTGGTGCAATTGCAGGACAAATTTACACCAAACCCCCTTACACTTTTGGTAACTCATTCTCACTAGGGTGTA
- a CDS encoding uncharacterized protein (highly similar to uniprot|P28273 YKL215C Saccharomyces cerevisiae Hypothetical ORF), with amino-acid sequence MTGEPINQRIRIAIDRGGTFTDCIGNPGTGKVEDDVCIKLLSVDPKNYKDAPLEGMRRLLETLEKKTIPRGMPLDVSNVSSIRMGTTLATNCALERNGEPCAFVTTKGFKDVMAIGDQTRPDIFNLKIQKPQPLYEMVVEINERITLEDFSEDPLHNISKPDNNAGTVYGTSGEVVRILKIPDPQEITLALKNIKQRGIESIAVSFLHSYTYPQHEQLVGRIAKQLGFKHVSLSSEVSPMIKHLPRAHSSVADAYLTPVIRRYLESIQSGLINTENTSIQFMQSDGGLVEGQRFSGLKSILSGPAGGVVGYSRTCYDEANEIPLIGFDMGGTSTDVSRFGDSKLEHVLETTTAGIVIQTPQLNVNTIAAGGSSRLFWENGLFRVGPESATANPGPVAYRKGGPLTITDANLLLGRLVPEFFPKIFGPNEDESLDIDATRKQFEALTKIINADLNTNMTPNEVAFGFLKVANESMARPIRAITEAKGHVLSKHRLVTFGGAGGQHAVAVAESLGIKEVLAHRYSSLLSAYGIFLADVVEENQEPCFLLLNLPENSTKIKSKLESLVVKCNDQLVSQGFPEHLIDHEKYLNLRYEGTETSLMVLEQDEDWDFENWFAEAHMREFGFAFNDKNIIVDDIRVRAVAKSFVREEESVDAQLNKYERREVVTSKEASFFKKVYFDGKLYETPIFRIDNMVYGSVVHGPAILADGTQTNIIPRNAKATVLKSHIFIEILHKSTDISSLEEPESHVDPVMLSIFSHKFMDIAEQMGLQLKKTSVSTNVKERLDFSCALFDPDGNLVANAPHVPVHLGSMSTCIAAQAKLWKGKLKPGDVLVTNHPDIGGTHLPDITVISPAFSEETGEVIFYVASRAHHADIGGILPGSVPPNSKELYEEGAAIYSEFIVRGGEFQEQLIRKLLLEEPAKYPECSGSRRLSDNISDLKAQIAANNKGIQLIAKLMREHGLGAIVKYMKAIQNNASDTIKKMLKQLAQHFGQTEFSGEDLMDDGTLIKLKVKLDIEKEEYVFDFDGTSPQVYGNINAPEAITNSAILYCLRCLVGEDIPLNQGCLKPITVKIPKGSVLSPINGIAVVGGNVLTSQRVTDVVLKTFHVMADSQGDCNNFTFGTGGRDPKTGEVTNGFGYYETICGGHGAGADSFRGPGWDGADAVHTNMTNTRMTDSEIFERRYPVILREFSIRSCSGGDGQYMGGDGVIRDIEFSQPVQASILSERRVVAPHGIHGGQDGQKGINLWIRNNGKNTINIGSKNSVRVNPGDRIIIKTPGGGGCGIKEN; translated from the coding sequence ATGACTGGTGAACCAATTAATCAAAGGATTCGTATAGCCATTGATAGAGGTGGAACTTTTACCGATTGCATCGGTAATCCAGGTACTGGTAaagttgaagatgatgTCTGTATCAAATTGTTATCTGTAGACCCAAAGAACTACAAAGATGCGCCGCTGGAAGGTATGAGAAGGTTATTAGAGACGctcgaaaaaaaaacgatTCCTCGAGGCATGCCGCTAGATGTTTCCAATGTGAGTAGTATTAGGATGGGGACTACACTAGCAACGAATTGTGCGTTGGAAAGAAATGGTGAGCCCTGTGCGTTTGTCACCACTAAGGGTTTTAAGGATGTAATGGCGATTGGTGACCAAACTAGACCAGATATCTTTAATCTAAAAATCCAGAAGCCCCAACCATTATACGAAATGGTAGTTGAGATCAATGAAAGAATAACTCTCGAAGATTTTTCTGAAGATCCCCTTCATAACATCTCAAAACCTGACAATAATGCTGGTACTGTCTACGGTACCAGCGGCGAAGTGGTACGTATATTGAAAATACCAGACCCACAAGAAATCACCCTTGCCTTAAAGAATATCAAACaaagaggaattgaatcTATTGCAGTGTCGTTTTTACACTCTTACACTTATCCGCAGCATGAACAACTAGTCGGGCGTATCGCCAAACAATTAGGATTTAAACATGTATCGCTCTCATCAGAGGTTTCCCCAATGATTAAACATTTGCCCAGAGCTCATAGCAGTGTAGCAGATGCGTACTTAACACCTGTGATCAGGAGATATCTAGAAAGCATTCAATCTGGTCTAATCAACACTGAGAACACAAGCATTCAGTTTATGCAATCCGATGGTGGTTTGGTAGAAGGTCAAAGATTTTCTGGTTTAAAATCTATTCTCTCTGGTCCTGCAGGTGGTGTAGTAGGTTACTCGAGAACTTGTTATGATGAAGCTAACGAAATCCCATTAATTGGATTCGATATGGGCGGCACATCCACAGATGTTAGCAGGTTCGGAGATAGTAAACTGGAACACGTTCTCGAAACCACAACAGCTGGAATTGTCATTCAAACACCACAATTGAACGTCAATACTATTGCCGCTGGCGGTAGCTCAAGGTTGTTTTGGGAAAACGGTCTTTTCAGAGTCGGTCCCGAATCTGCCACTGCTAATCCAGGTCCTGTTGCCTATCGTAAAGGTGGGCCACTAACCATTACAGATGCCAATCTGCTCTTGGGTCGTCTAGTTCCTGAATTCTTCCCCAAGATATTTGGTCccaatgaagatgaatccCTTGACATTGATGCTACAAGAAAACAGTTCGAGGCATTGACGAAAATTATTAACGCTGACTTAAATACCAATATGACACCAAACGAAGTTGCTTTTGGTTTTTTAAAGGTTGCTAATGAATCAATGGCAAGACCTATTAGAGCCATTACGGAGGCAAAGGGACATGTGTTGTCTAAACACAGATTGGTTACATTTGGTGGTGCAGGAGGTCAACATGCAGTTGCAGTTGCAGAATCTTTAGGTATCAAGGAAGTTTTGGCTCATAGATACTCATCGCTTTTATCGGCTTATGGTATATTCCTCGCTGATGTAGTTGAAGAGAACCAAGAACCATGTTTCCTCCTGTTGAACCTACCAGAAAATTCTACCAAGAttaaatccaaattggaATCTTTGGTAGTTAAATGTaatgatcaattggtatcCCAAGGTTTCCCAGAACATCTAATCGATCATGAAAAGTACTTAAATTTACGGTACGAGGGTACGGAAACTAGCTTAATGGTACTAGAGcaagatgaagattggGATTTCGAGAACTGGTTTGCAGAAGCTCATATGAGGGAGTTTGGGTTTGCATTCAATGATAAAAACATTATTGTAGATGATATTAGGGTCAGAGCAGTTGCCAAGTCATTCGTCAGAGAGGAAGAATCTGTAGACGctcaattgaataaatatGAACGCAGAGAAGTGGTAACTTCCAAAGAGGCaagtttcttcaagaaaGTATATTTTGATGGTAAGCTGTATGAAACTCCTATCTTCAGAATTGATAATATGGTCTATGGAAGTGTTGTTCATGGTCCTGCCATTTTGGCAGATGGTACTCAAACGAATATTATCCCCAGAAATGCCAAGGCAACGGTGCTCAAATCACATATTTTTATCGAAATTTTGCACAAATCTACCGatatttcttctcttgagGAACCTGAATCTCATGTCGACCCTGTGATGCTATCCATCTTTAGCCACAAGTTTATGGACATTGCTGAACAAATGGGGcttcaattgaagaaaacttCTGTGTCTACGAACGTGAAGGAAAGACTAGATTTCTCCTGTGCTCTCTTTGATCCTGATGGTAATCTGGTAGCTAATGCCCCCCATGTACCTGTTCATCTCGGTTCGATGTCTACTTGCATAGCCGCCCAGGCTAAATTGTGGAAAggaaaattgaaaccagGGGATGTTTTGGTCACAAACCACCCAGATATTGGCGGAACTCATTTGCCAGATATCACTGTGATTTCACCAGCTTTTTCAGAAGAGACAGGTGAAGTGATCTTTTACGTTGCATCAAGAGCTCATCATGCCGATATTGGTGGTATTCTCCCAGGATCTGTCCCCCCTAACTCCAAAGAACTTTATGAAGAAGGTGCCGCCATTTATTCAGAGTTTATTGTTAGAGGAGGTgaatttcaagaacaattgatcCGCAAGCTGTTGTTGGAAGAACCTGCAAAATACCCTGAATGCTCTGGATCTAGAAGACTCAGTGATAATATTAGTGATTTGAAAGCCCAAATTGCCGCCAATAACAAAGgaattcaattgattgcCAAGCTCATGAGGGAACATGGGTTGGGAGCAATTGTTAAATACATGAAAGCTATTCAGAATAATGCCTCTGATACAATCAAGAAGATGTTAAAGCAACTTGCCCAACATTTCGGTCAAACTGAATTTAGCGGTGAAGATCTAATGGACGACGGaactttgatcaaattAAAGGTAAAACTggatattgaaaaggagGAGTAtgtctttgattttgatggtACGTCTCCTCAAGTCTATGGTAATATAAATGCTCCTGAAGCAATCACGAATTCGGCTATTCTCTACTGTCTGAGATGCTTGGTTGGTGAAGATATTCCGCTCAATCAGGGCTGTTTGAAACCAATTACAGTTAAAATTCCAAAGGGCTCAGTGCTGAGCCCAATTAATGGGATTGCTGTTGTTGGAGGAAATGTTTTAACTTCTCAAAGGGTCACTGATGTCGTTCTCAAAACTTTCCATGTAATGGCTGATTCTCAAGGTGATTGCAATAATTTCACATTTGGTACTGGCGGTAGAGATCCTAAGACCGGTGAAGTAACCAATGGATTTGGTTACTACGAAACAATTTGTGGTGGTCACGGTGCTGGCGCTGATTCTTTCAGAGGCCCTGGCTGGGATGGTGCTGATGCAGTGCACACAAATATGACCAATACTAGAATGACAGACAGTGAAATCTTCGAGCGTAGGTATCCTGTGATATTACGGGAATTTTCCATTAGATCATGTTCTGGAGGCGATGGACAATACATGGGAGGTGATGGTGTCATTAGAGATATCGAATTTTCCCAACCAGTACAAGCCTCCATATTGTCTGAGAGAAGAGTGGTTGCCCCTCATGGAATACATGGCGGTCAAGATGGTCAAAAAGGTATTAATTTATGGATTAGaaataatggtaaaaataCCATAAATATTGGTAGTAAAAACTCTGTTCGGGTGAATCCTGGTGATCGTATCATTATCAAAACACCTGGGGGCGGCGGCTGTGGTATTAAAGAAAATTAG